The sequence TGCTCGCGGTCGTCAGCCAGGCCGCGGACGGCGACGAGCGGCCGAGCACGGGCGCGCTGCACGCCCACGCGCGCGTGGTCGACGCGCTGATGGACGAGACGACGGTGCTGCCGGTGCGGTTCGGGACCGGCTTCGCCGGCGCGCTCGCGGTCCGCTCGGCGCTCGCGGTCCGGCGGACGCCGCTGCTGCACGCGCTGCACCACGTCGACGGCTGCGTCGAGATGGCGGTCCGCGCGAGCGTGCCCGACCGGCCGCGGCTGGCCGCGGTCGACCAGCTCCCGTTCCCGCCCGACCGGCGCCTGAAGGCCGCGCTTCACGAGCCGCTCGGGGGCCTGGCCGTCGCCGTCCGGGTGTGGCCGGCGCTCGTGCCCGGGGAGGTGCTGCGCGCCGCCTACCTGGTCCCGCGCGCGGAGCTGCCCGCGTTCCAGGAGGCCGCGGCCGAGCTCGAGCTCGAGTTCCCGCGGGTCCTGCTGACGTGCACCGGACCGTGGCCGCCGTACTCGTTCGTGGAGTGATCAGCGCACGCGCAGCGTGCGGTCGGTGGCCGGCCCGAACGCGGAGCGGCTGGGACCGGCGGCCACGCTCAGCGTGTGACGGCCGCGGCGCAGCACGCGCCGGAGCTGCTTCCCGGTGAGGGCGACGGCCTGGCGGCGGCCATGCACGGCGGCGACGACCCGGGTCAGGACGACGCGGCCGCCGCGCGCCAGCTGGACGCGGATCACCTTGGCCTCGGCCGGCGCGTCGAAGGACACGCGCAGGCCGTGCGCGCGAGCCCGGGTGAGGGTCACCCGCGACGGCGCGCGGACGCCCCGGACCCGCACGACCGGCGGCAGCGGCTCCTGCACGGCCGGCGGCGCCGCCTGCGGCGGGACGGCCGCGGGCGGCGGCGGCGTCGGGGGCGATGGGTCGCCGACCGGTGGAGCCTCGCGCGGCGACCGCTGCGTGAACGTGGCGGGCACGCCGGTGATGTGCGCCGGGGCGGCGGTGCTGACGTCCGGGACCGCGTAGACCCCGGCGACGGTGACCGTGCCGTCAGCGAGGGGCGCGAGGTCCTGGTGCGGGACGGTGGCCGTCCAGGTCCCGTCGTCGGCGAGCGCCGCGGCGACCGGCGCCGTCGTCCGCGCGCCGTCCGTCGCCGTCACCGTGACGTCCGTCGCCAGCGGTTGGGCCACGCCGCGCACGACGAGGTCGGCGCCGCTGCCGCCCGCCAGCTCGGTGACGGCGTTATGGGCGTACGCCGTGATGTCGCCGCAGCCGATCGCCGGTCCGCCGCTCGTGGGCTCCGGCCCGGGCGCCACCACCGTGCTCAGCCCGCTCGAGAGCGCGACGGTGTCGCCCGCGCGGATGTCGGGCGTCAGGCCGGTCCCCCCGGGCAAGGACAGCGCTCCCGCGTGCCAGCAGTCGCCGTCCGGGTCGAAGATCGTCGGCGTGGTCGTGTTGATCGTGAACGGGAGGATCGAGGCGACCTCGACGTACTGCCCGATCACGACGGGTGTGCCGGTGCGCGCGTCGGGACGCGTGACCTGGGCGGTCGTCGCGCCGACCGGGATGCCGGTGGCGATCACCGAGTCGCCGGCGGCGTCGACGCGCAGCGTGGCCTGTTGGCCGTGCGCGACGGCGGGCGTGCTCGCGGCGATGACGCACGCCGCGAGCACGGCCCCGCCGGTGAGCGGCGTGCGGTTCGTCATGGTCAGCGGACTCTGAAGCGCTCGCGCCTGGCCCGAGACTGGTCCGAGGGCCGGTGCACGTCGCGCCTGAGGTCAGGCGCGAGCCCACGGTGAGCCGTCATCGTGTCGCCCTTGGGAGCCTCGGTGGAGCCGACCGGACTGCGCGGCCGGGAACGCCACTGCGCGGCGCTCGAGCAGCTGGTCGAAGCGGTCCGGTCCGGCGAAGGGCGCGCACTCGTGCTGCGCGGCGAGCCGGGGGTGGGCAAGAGCGCGTTGCTCGGGCACCTGGCGCAGGTCGCGACCGGCTTCCGGCGGCTGCGTGCCGTCGGGGTCGAGTCCGAGATGGTGCTGCCGTTCGCCGGGCTCCACCAGCTGTGCGCGCCGCTGCTCGACGGGCTCGAGCGGCTGCCGGCGCCCCAGCGCGTCGCGCTCGCCACCGCCTTCGGCCTGAGCGACGGACCCGCGCCCGACCGCTTCCTGGTCAGCCTGGCGGCGCTCAGCCTGCTCGGCGAGGCGGCCGAGCGGCAGCCGCTGCTGTGCCTGGTCGACGATGCGCAGTGGGTGGACCGCACGTCCGCGCAGGTGCTCGCGTTCGTCGCCCGCCGGCTGCTGGCCGAGCCCGTCGGGATCGTGTTCAGCGTCCTGGACACGCCCGCCGACTTCGCCGGGCTGCCCGAGCTGCTCGTCGAAGGCCTCGACCACGGCGATGCGTGGGCGCTGCTGGACTCCGTCGTCGCCGGGCGCCTGGACCGGCGCATCGGCGACCGGATCATCGACGAGACCCGCGGCAACCCGCTCGCCCTGCTCGAGCTGCCCCGCAGCTGGACGCCCGCCGAGCTGACGAGCGGGCTGGCGCTGTCGGACACGGCCCCGCTGTCCACGCACATCGAGCGCAGCTTCCTGCGCCGCGTCGCGCAGATGCCGGCGGACACGCAGCGGCTGCTGCTCGTCGCGGCCGCCGACCCGATCGGTGACCCGGCGCTGCTGTGGCGGGCGGCCGCACGGCTCGACCTCGACCCGGAGGCGGCGCTGCGTCCGGCCGGCGACCTGATCGCGGTCGACGCCCGCGTGCGCTTCCGTCACCCGCTGGTCCGCTCGGCCGTCTATCGCGTGGCCACGCCCGAGGAGCGCCGCCGCGCGCACGCGACGCTCGTGCCCGCCGAGCTCGACCCCGACCGGCGGACGTGGCACCGCGCCCATGCCGCCGACGGTCCGGACGAAGCCGTCTCCGCCGCGCTGGAAGCGTCGGCCGACCGCGCGCAGGCACGCGGGAGCCTGGTCGCGGCGGTCGCGTTCCTGGAGCGGGCGGTGCAGCTGACGCCGAACGCCGGGCGCCGAGCCGCGCGTGCTCTCAAGGGCGCGCGGGCGGCCCACGCGGCCGGTGCGTCCGAGTCCGCGCCGGCGTTGCTCGAGATCGCCCGTGAAGGCCCGCTGGACGCGCTCGAGCAGGCGCGCTGCGGGCTGCTGGAGGCGCAGATCGCGTTCACCCGCAGCCGCGGCCGGGGCGTCGCCTCGCGGCTGGTGACGGCGGCCCGGCGGCTGGAGCCGCACGATCCCGCGCTGGCGCGGACCGGGTACCGGCAGGCGTTCTGGGCCGCCTGCTTCGCCGGCCACCTCGCCGATCCCAGCGGCACGCTCGACGTCGCGTTCGCCGTGCGTGCCGCGTCGGCGCGCCCCGCGCCGCGCCCGCCGGCCGACCGCATGCTCGACGGGCTCGCCACCCGCATCGTCGACGGCTACCGCGCCGGGGCGCCGGAGATGCAGGCCGCGTTGCGCACCTTCCGGACGGCACTTCCGGAGGGTCGCTTCGACCTCGCGTGGGTCTGGCTCGCGGTCGACCTCTTCGACGCCGACGCATGGCTGGAGCTCGGCACCCGCCAGGTGCAGGTCACGCGCGACGCGGGCGGGTTGACGATGCTGCCGCTGGCGTTGCACACGCTCTCCTCCTGGCATGAGCACGCCGGCGAGCTGTCCGTCTGCGAGTCGCTGCTCGACGAGGCCGACGCGATCCTGGCCGCGGTCGGCCAGGCGCCGATGACCCACGCCCGGCTCGGCCTGGAGGCGCTGCGCGGCGGCGACGTGCCCGCGCTGATCGAGGCGAGCATCAGCGACGCGACCGAACGCGGCGAGGGCATCCTCGTCCGTCACGCCGAGCACGCCGCGGCCCGCTGGCACAACGGCCTCGGGCGCTACGACGAGGCGCTGCGCTGGGCCCGGTCCGAGCACGAGCACAACCCGCACGTGTTCTACATGACGGCGTTGCCGGAGCTGGTCGAGGCGGCCGTGCGCTGCGGCGAGGACGAGCTCGCGAGGCGTGCGCTCGAACCTCTGCGCGAGCGGGCGCACGCCGGCGCGACGCCGTGGGCGCGCGGCGTCGAGGCACGCGCCCGCGCGCTGCTCAGCGACGGCGACGAGGCCGAGGTGCTGTACCGGCAGGCGATCGCGTTGCTCACGGACTCGCGTCTGCGGGTCGAGGCCGCGCGGGCGCAGCTGCTCTACGGCGAGTGGCTGCGCGGTCAGGGCCGCCGGCGTGACGCGCGTCATGAGCTGCACAGCGCCCAGGAGCGGTTCACCGCGATGGGGGCGACCGTGTTCGCCGAGCGCGCCGCGCGCGAGCTGCAGGCGATCGGCGGCGCGGCCCGCAGCCGCGACGAGCGCGCGGGGGAGCGCCTGACGGGGCAGGAGGCGCAGATCGCGCGGCTCGCGCGCGACGGGCTGTCGAACGCGCAGATCGGCGGCCAGCTGTTCATCAGCCCCCGGACCGTGGAGTACCACCTGCACAAGGTCTTCGCCAAGCTCGGGGTCGCCTCACGCGATCAGCTGGCCGGGCCGCTCGCCGACGAGCCCGGCGCCGCGTAGGTGTCAGTCCCCGGCCGTCACCGGCGCCCGGGCGGTGAGCAGCGCCAGCGCGAACAGGGTGAGCAGGGGCGGCAGCGCGGCCGCGAGCGGGTGCGCGTGCACCAGCAGCAGGCCGCCGCCGAGGGCACCGAGGACGAGCCCCACGAGCACGCGGGCCATTCGCGCCGGGTCGGCCTGCGTCACGCGCCGGTCGGCCGCCTCGCGCGAGAGGTTGACCAGGGTCCCGGTCGCGGCCGTGGTGAAGACGCCCTTGATCTCGAGGGAGCCGATCGCGCTCGTCTGCATGCCCATGGCGAGGGCGGCGATCACCGCCAGCAGCGTCGCCGCGGCGCTGGACGGCTCGCCCTCGACCACCAGCCAGCCGCCGAGGAACAGCAACTCGATCCCGAGGACCACGCCCAGTGAGCGGGTCAGCCCGGTGGTGCCGTGGGCGCGGCGGGCGCGGCGGGCGCGGCGGGCCAGCCGAGCGGCCGCGAACACGCCGGCGGAGAAGGCCACGACGACGATGCAGACCCGGCCCAGGTCCGGGCCGCCCGGCGCGAACGCGTCCGCGGTCCCCAGCCCGAGGAAGACGAGGTTGCCGGTCATGAAGGCGCTGAACACCTTCCCGAAGACGATGAAGCTGATGGCGTCGAGCGCGCCCGATGCCGCCGACAGCAGCATCAGGGCGCCGTCGCCCGAGGTGGGGTGGGTCCGCATCGTGCAACCGAGGCTGCCGCCCGCGGCGAGGGCGTGGACCGGGAGCGCGACGCGTCGCCACCTTCGGGCGAGGCCGCCTCAGCCGAGCTGCGTGATCGTCGCTTCGACGTCGTCCGCGAGCCGCAGGGAGTGCTCACGCACGAGCCGTTCCGCGCGGTCGGCGTCGCGCTCGTGCAGCGCCGTGACGATCGGCCCGTGGTCCACGAGCAGAGGGTCGCCCGGGTCGCGCTCGGCGGTAACGATCCCACGGACGTGCGCGAGCAGGTTGTCGGCCATGCCCGTCAGCACGGTCGAGTGGCCGAGCTCGACGATCCGCGCGTGCAGGCGCAGGTTCTCGCGCGAGTACTCGTCGAGCCGGCCGGTGCCGGCCGGCTCGGCGAGCTCGCGCAGCTCGGCGTCGGACGCCCGCTCGCAGGCCAGGCGGGCCGCGGCGGCTTCCAGCGCGCCCCAGGCGATCAGCATCTCGACGACCTCGGCCTTGCTCTTGCGCAGGATGTCGACGCCGCGGCGGGGGCGGATGCGCACCAGGCCCTCGTGCTCCAGGCGGGCGAGCGCCTCGCGCACGGGCGTCCGGCTGACGCCGAGCTCGGCCGCGAGCCGCTTCTCGTCGAGGCGGAGGTCCGCCGTGGACGCGTACACGTCCATGGCCAGGATCGCCCCGCGCAGCGCGTTGTAGGTGAGCTGCCCGACGCTCGCGGTGGCGTCGGTCAAGGAGGGCACCTCGAGCGCGTCCGTGGGCGTGCGCGCGAGCAGCTGATCACCGAGACTGGGCGCTTCTGGCATCTGGTATACACGATACCATCAGCGACGGGTGGGCGACGCGTGTCGCGGTGCGCTCGATCGCCACGTCGACGAGCGCCGGGCGCCGGTGGCGCTCGGCCGTCTCGACCGCCCATCCGAGCGCCGCGGCGATCGCGTCCGGCCGCTCGACCCGCCGTGCGAACGCGCCCGTGTCCGGTGGGTCGTCCATCCGGTCGGCGGCGTCGAGCAGCACGACCACGAGCGGCACCGCGTGCCGGGCGGCCACCGAGAGCTCCTCGACCAGCGTGGTGCGGTCGCCCACGATGGCGACCACCGTCGCGTCGGGGCGGCCGAGCTTCGCGCCCATGCAGGCCGCGAGCTCCCACCCGGGCGGTCCGGACCGCCCGCGGATCAGGTGCTGACGCGGCTGGTGGGCCTCCTGGAACTGGCCGGAGACGATCTCGTAGAGGTCGATGGCGGTCACGAACACGGTGGCGGCGTCGAAGTGCCGGTTGAGCTCGCGGAAGACGCGCTGCGGCTTGATCGGCGTCTCGTCGTGGTCGTCCCGGCGGGCCAGGGCCGCGCGCCGGTGGGGGACGCGGGCCGCCCAGGCGTTGCCGTTGCGGCCCAGCCCGACACGTCGCCGCGCACCCTCCAGCAGCGCCTGCAGCGCGAGCTTGGCGTCGCCGACGATGCCGAGGTCGGGGCCGAGGACGCGGCCGAGCTCGGTCGGGTCGACGTCGATGTGGATGAACGTGCGGTCGCCGCGGTAGACGTCGAGGTCGCCCGTGTGGTGCTCGGCGAAACGTGCGCCGATCGCGAGCACGAGGTCGGCGTCCAGGAGCGCCTCGTTCCCGGCGCGCGTCTGGACGCGAACGCCCGCGAGGCCGGCGTACAGCGGATGGTCGTGCGGGATCGTGCCCCAACCCATCAACGTCGGGAGGACCGGGATCTGCAGCAGCTCGGCCAGCTCCACCAGCTCCGCGGCGCCGTCGGCGCTCACGACGCCGCCGCCCGCCAGCAGCAGCGGGCGGGCGGCGGCGAGCAGCCGGTCGAGGGCGCGCTCGATCGCGAGCGGGTTCGGGGCGATGCGGTGCGGCCTCAGCGGCGAGTCCGCCTCCGGCGCG comes from Solirubrobacter pauli and encodes:
- a CDS encoding thiamine pyrophosphate-binding protein; translated protein: MTQLTAIHAAVKVLESEGVDAVFGVPDPSLAPLYDGLSGSSIRRLTARHGESAANAADGYSRATGRVGVCAGTLKPTDANLVAGLHTAMSDSVPLLAITAQTPPAHVDRHHLGAVDVGAVVRSVVKRSYLADRPEQLPWVLRDAFRLAREGRPGPVHVAVPTDVLADPIAYAPEADSPLRPHRIAPNPLAIERALDRLLAAARPLLLAGGGVVSADGAAELVELAELLQIPVLPTLMGWGTIPHDHPLYAGLAGVRVQTRAGNEALLDADLVLAIGARFAEHHTGDLDVYRGDRTFIHIDVDPTELGRVLGPDLGIVGDAKLALQALLEGARRRVGLGRNGNAWAARVPHRRAALARRDDHDETPIKPQRVFRELNRHFDAATVFVTAIDLYEIVSGQFQEAHQPRQHLIRGRSGPPGWELAACMGAKLGRPDATVVAIVGDRTTLVEELSVAARHAVPLVVVLLDAADRMDDPPDTGAFARRVERPDAIAAALGWAVETAERHRRPALVDVAIERTATRVAHPSLMVSCIPDARSAQSR
- a CDS encoding helix-turn-helix transcriptional regulator; translation: MSPLGASVEPTGLRGRERHCAALEQLVEAVRSGEGRALVLRGEPGVGKSALLGHLAQVATGFRRLRAVGVESEMVLPFAGLHQLCAPLLDGLERLPAPQRVALATAFGLSDGPAPDRFLVSLAALSLLGEAAERQPLLCLVDDAQWVDRTSAQVLAFVARRLLAEPVGIVFSVLDTPADFAGLPELLVEGLDHGDAWALLDSVVAGRLDRRIGDRIIDETRGNPLALLELPRSWTPAELTSGLALSDTAPLSTHIERSFLRRVAQMPADTQRLLLVAAADPIGDPALLWRAAARLDLDPEAALRPAGDLIAVDARVRFRHPLVRSAVYRVATPEERRRAHATLVPAELDPDRRTWHRAHAADGPDEAVSAALEASADRAQARGSLVAAVAFLERAVQLTPNAGRRAARALKGARAAHAAGASESAPALLEIAREGPLDALEQARCGLLEAQIAFTRSRGRGVASRLVTAARRLEPHDPALARTGYRQAFWAACFAGHLADPSGTLDVAFAVRAASARPAPRPPADRMLDGLATRIVDGYRAGAPEMQAALRTFRTALPEGRFDLAWVWLAVDLFDADAWLELGTRQVQVTRDAGGLTMLPLALHTLSSWHEHAGELSVCESLLDEADAILAAVGQAPMTHARLGLEALRGGDVPALIEASISDATERGEGILVRHAEHAAARWHNGLGRYDEALRWARSEHEHNPHVFYMTALPELVEAAVRCGEDELARRALEPLRERAHAGATPWARGVEARARALLSDGDEAEVLYRQAIALLTDSRLRVEAARAQLLYGEWLRGQGRRRDARHELHSAQERFTAMGATVFAERAARELQAIGGAARSRDERAGERLTGQEAQIARLARDGLSNAQIGGQLFISPRTVEYHLHKVFAKLGVASRDQLAGPLADEPGAA
- a CDS encoding GvpL/GvpF family gas vesicle protein, with protein sequence MIWVYGICARDARPPLDVRGRGEAPLETVAHGGLLAVVSQAADGDERPSTGALHAHARVVDALMDETTVLPVRFGTGFAGALAVRSALAVRRTPLLHALHHVDGCVEMAVRASVPDRPRLAAVDQLPFPPDRRLKAALHEPLGGLAVAVRVWPALVPGEVLRAAYLVPRAELPAFQEAAAELELEFPRVLLTCTGPWPPYSFVE
- a CDS encoding GntR family transcriptional regulator: MPEAPSLGDQLLARTPTDALEVPSLTDATASVGQLTYNALRGAILAMDVYASTADLRLDEKRLAAELGVSRTPVREALARLEHEGLVRIRPRRGVDILRKSKAEVVEMLIAWGALEAAAARLACERASDAELRELAEPAGTGRLDEYSRENLRLHARIVELGHSTVLTGMADNLLAHVRGIVTAERDPGDPLLVDHGPIVTALHERDADRAERLVREHSLRLADDVEATITQLG
- a CDS encoding DUF1275 family protein, producing the protein MRTHPTSGDGALMLLSAASGALDAISFIVFGKVFSAFMTGNLVFLGLGTADAFAPGGPDLGRVCIVVVAFSAGVFAAARLARRARRARRAHGTTGLTRSLGVVLGIELLFLGGWLVVEGEPSSAAATLLAVIAALAMGMQTSAIGSLEIKGVFTTAATGTLVNLSREAADRRVTQADPARMARVLVGLVLGALGGGLLLVHAHPLAAALPPLLTLFALALLTARAPVTAGD